The following nucleotide sequence is from Brachyspira aalborgi.
GCAATCATTAACAATTATAATTTCTATATCGTTAAAAGTTTGATTGACTAAACTATCTAAACATCTTCTTAAATATTTTTCCGTATTATAAACGGGAACTATAATCGATATTAACGGCATTTTATTTCCTTAATTATTTCTATATCTTTTAAAACTAATCTGAAATCCAAAAATAGTTAGTATTTTCTCATTATATGATTTATTCTTTAATGAAAATATCCATTCCAAAAAAGAAAGTTTAATATCAAATTTCTTTAAATATTTATCGACTTCAGTATTATTTATTTCTTTAATATATTCATATTTATCAAATTGAGGTTTATATTTAAAAAATTCTTTTTGTATTATAACCAATTCCTTAAGTTGCTTTTTATTCAAAAATAGCTGAAAACTTAAAACGCATTCTTTATACATTTGAATTATTCCATTTAATAAATTTCAATCCGCAAATCTTCAAAACTAACTCTTTAGAATTAGAAGATAAAGAGAAAATATTTTTAAGTAAATTATTCAAACTAACAATTATAGGTTTGTTATAGCATTTATTAGTTTTC
It contains:
- a CDS encoding glycosyltransferase family 2 protein; its protein translation is MPLISIIVPVYNTEKYLRRCLDSLVNQTFNDIEIIIVNDC